The following proteins are co-located in the Agromyces laixinhei genome:
- a CDS encoding epoxide hydrolase family protein: protein MTNTTSSTEIRPFTVDVPQADVDDLMERLARTRLPQPAPADDWDTGTPNSYLREAVEAWRGLDWRAAEARINAVPHFTTDVDGQRIHFIHVRSPHPDATPLLLAHTYPGSSVDYLDLIDLLVDPVAHGGRAEDAFDLVIPDAPGFGFSNPVAAPGWTTARVARVYDELMRRLGYSEYGIHGSDNGALVARELGLLDPEGFLGLHVLQLFSFPSGDPAEFEHLEPQDYAGLEHMQWFQSVGGYNTMNASRPQTVAVGLSDSPIGLFAYSELFNSFGNGTSLVTLEQILVEVSVTWFANAAAGMSRSYLDNARAEDEPQVSSARTGVAVFKDDFQTIKVFAERDNSNIVHWSRFEEGGHYAALERPELVAGDIRAFFAGQRSA from the coding sequence ATGACGAACACCACCTCTTCCACCGAGATCCGCCCGTTCACCGTCGACGTGCCCCAGGCCGACGTCGACGACCTCATGGAACGGCTCGCGCGCACCCGCCTGCCCCAGCCTGCTCCCGCCGACGACTGGGACACCGGCACCCCGAACTCCTACCTCCGCGAGGCCGTCGAGGCCTGGCGCGGGCTCGACTGGCGCGCGGCCGAGGCACGCATCAACGCCGTGCCCCACTTCACGACCGACGTCGACGGCCAGCGCATCCACTTCATCCACGTGCGCTCGCCTCACCCCGATGCGACACCGCTGCTGCTCGCGCACACCTACCCCGGGTCATCCGTCGACTACCTCGACCTCATCGACCTGCTCGTCGACCCGGTCGCGCACGGCGGCCGCGCCGAAGACGCCTTCGACCTCGTGATTCCGGATGCCCCGGGGTTCGGCTTCTCGAACCCGGTCGCCGCGCCCGGCTGGACCACCGCTCGCGTCGCCCGCGTCTACGACGAGCTCATGCGTCGGCTCGGATATTCCGAGTACGGCATCCACGGCTCCGACAACGGCGCGCTCGTCGCCCGTGAGCTCGGGCTCCTCGACCCCGAGGGCTTCCTCGGCCTGCACGTGCTGCAGCTCTTCTCGTTCCCGAGCGGCGACCCCGCAGAGTTCGAGCACCTCGAACCACAGGACTACGCGGGGCTCGAGCACATGCAGTGGTTCCAGTCGGTGGGCGGCTACAACACGATGAACGCGAGCCGCCCGCAGACCGTGGCGGTGGGGCTCAGCGACTCGCCGATCGGTCTGTTCGCCTACTCCGAGCTGTTCAACTCCTTCGGCAACGGCACCTCGCTCGTCACGCTCGAGCAGATCCTCGTCGAGGTCAGCGTCACGTGGTTCGCAAATGCCGCTGCGGGTATGAGCCGCAGCTACCTCGACAACGCCCGTGCCGAGGACGAGCCGCAGGTGAGCAGCGCGCGCACCGGTGTCGCGGTCTTCAAGGACGACTTCCAGACGATCAAGGTCTTCGCCGAGCGTGACAACTCGAACATCGTGCACTGGAGCCGGTTCGAAGAGGGCGGCCACTACGCAGCCCTCGAGCGCCCAGAACTCGTGGCCGGCGACATCAGGGCGTTCTTCGCCGGGCAGCGCTCGGCCTGA
- a CDS encoding helix-turn-helix transcriptional regulator codes for MSDTAARLLSLLALLQSRPDWTSAELGARLGVTPRTIRNDIDRLRELDYPVDATRGAAGGYRLGAGAKLPPLLLDDEEAVAVAIGLRVATGISGVEESSTRALTKLEQMLPSRLRPTVEALATVIERAPENNDTDAPDPEVDAAVLTAVASAIRGAEWIRFDYQGTARLVEPYRLLSWARRWYLVGRDPASGEWGTFRADWIEPRMPTRRRFEPATVPGGDYTAFAMRSIAESGWKVHARLRIAASASAVLARIHHAVGVVEAVSETESVLVTGADSLDTIAAYIGMLGMDFTVESPDELRSLLKTYSERYARAAGTPA; via the coding sequence ATGTCCGATACCGCCGCACGGCTGCTCTCGCTGCTCGCCCTGCTGCAGTCCCGCCCCGACTGGACGAGCGCTGAACTCGGCGCCAGGCTCGGCGTGACCCCGCGCACCATCCGCAACGACATCGATCGCCTGCGCGAACTCGACTATCCCGTCGACGCGACCCGCGGCGCTGCGGGCGGCTACCGGCTCGGCGCGGGCGCGAAGCTGCCGCCGCTGCTGCTCGACGACGAGGAGGCGGTCGCCGTGGCGATCGGACTGCGGGTCGCGACGGGCATCTCGGGCGTCGAGGAGTCGAGCACCCGCGCTCTCACGAAACTCGAACAGATGCTGCCGTCGCGGCTCCGGCCGACGGTCGAGGCGCTCGCGACGGTGATCGAGCGGGCGCCCGAGAACAACGACACGGATGCCCCCGACCCCGAGGTCGATGCGGCGGTGCTCACAGCCGTGGCGAGCGCCATCCGCGGGGCCGAATGGATCAGGTTCGACTATCAGGGCACCGCGCGCCTCGTGGAGCCGTATCGCCTGCTGAGCTGGGCTCGGCGCTGGTACCTCGTGGGCCGCGACCCGGCAAGCGGGGAGTGGGGCACGTTCCGAGCCGACTGGATCGAACCGCGCATGCCGACGCGACGCCGTTTCGAGCCGGCGACGGTGCCCGGCGGCGACTACACGGCGTTCGCGATGCGGTCGATCGCCGAGAGTGGTTGGAAGGTTCATGCGCGTCTGCGGATCGCGGCGTCGGCGAGCGCGGTGCTCGCGCGCATCCATCACGCGGTCGGCGTCGTCGAGGCCGTCTCCGAGACCGAGTCCGTGCTCGTCACGGGCGCCGACTCGCTCGACACCATCGCCGCCTACATCGGCATGCTGGGCATGGACTTCACCGTCGAATCGCCCGATGAACTGCGATCACTGCTCAAGACGTACAGCGAACGCTACGCGAGAGCAGCAGGCACGCCCGCGTGA